Proteins encoded in a region of the Paraburkholderia flava genome:
- the tpiA gene encoding triose-phosphate isomerase, producing MRCTRRFVPSTIQPRPNETMAQQRKKLVVGNWKMHGRLADNVVLLDAVAQGIGSLPEQLGVGVCVPCPYLAQAQSLLTGSAVGWGSQDVSAHVQGAYTGEVSADMVAEFGATFAIVGHSERRAYHSESADLVAVKTERALAAGLTPIVCVGETLEQREAGATEQVVSTQLEDVLAKLSLEKAVRIVVAYEPVWAIGTGKSATAAEAQAVHAFLRKLLVAKSAEVGDVPVLYGGSVKPDNAEELFRQPDIDGGLIGGASLKAQDFLAICNAAAATL from the coding sequence ATGCGATGCACCCGCCGCTTCGTCCCATCGACGATTCAGCCACGACCGAACGAGACGATGGCCCAACAACGAAAGAAACTGGTAGTCGGTAACTGGAAGATGCATGGTCGGCTCGCCGACAATGTGGTTCTGCTGGATGCCGTTGCGCAGGGAATCGGAAGTCTGCCTGAGCAGCTCGGAGTTGGCGTGTGTGTGCCGTGTCCGTATCTCGCGCAGGCCCAGAGTCTGCTGACCGGTAGCGCCGTCGGATGGGGTTCGCAGGACGTGTCGGCGCATGTGCAGGGCGCGTACACCGGTGAAGTCTCGGCGGACATGGTGGCGGAGTTCGGTGCGACGTTTGCAATCGTCGGGCATTCCGAGCGGCGCGCGTATCACAGCGAAAGCGCGGACCTCGTCGCAGTCAAGACGGAACGCGCATTGGCAGCAGGGTTGACGCCGATCGTATGTGTCGGTGAAACGCTGGAGCAGCGCGAAGCTGGTGCGACGGAGCAGGTGGTCAGCACGCAGCTGGAAGACGTACTCGCGAAGCTGTCGCTCGAAAAAGCCGTGCGTATCGTGGTCGCCTACGAACCGGTCTGGGCGATCGGCACCGGCAAGAGCGCGACGGCCGCCGAAGCGCAGGCGGTTCACGCGTTCCTGCGCAAGCTTCTCGTCGCGAAAAGCGCGGAAGTCGGTGACGTACCCGTGCTGTACGGCGGGAGTGTGAAGCCGGACAACGCAGAAGAGTTGTTTCGTCAGCCGGATATCGATGGCGGCCTGATTGGCGGCGCATCGTTGAAGGCACAGGATTTCCTCGCAATCTGCAACGCAGCAGCCGCGACGCTTTAA
- a CDS encoding NAD(P)H-quinone oxidoreductase, with translation MKAIEITEFGAPEVLKLAERPKPEPKAGEVLIKVSASGVNRPDVFQRKGAYAPPPGASDLPGLEVAGEIVGGSLDAKHNPFGLKIGDRVCALLTGGGYAEYATAPLAQCLPVPNGLSDIEAASLPETFFTVWSNVFDRAQLGAGEGGANETFMVQGGSSGIGVTAIQIAHALGFRVFATAGSDDKCRACEALGAERAINYKTEDFVEVVKSLTNDRGVDVILDMVAGSYVPRELTALADGGRLVLIALLGGAKAELNLNDVLRRRLTVTGSTLRPRSVEFKAKIAAQLKERVWPHLESGRIKPVVHQVFPAAQAAQAHALMESSTHVGKLMLDWSVA, from the coding sequence ATGAAAGCGATCGAGATTACCGAGTTCGGTGCGCCTGAAGTCTTGAAACTCGCCGAACGGCCGAAGCCGGAGCCGAAAGCGGGTGAGGTGCTGATCAAGGTGAGCGCATCGGGCGTGAATCGCCCGGACGTGTTTCAGCGCAAGGGCGCCTATGCGCCGCCGCCGGGGGCGTCGGATCTGCCGGGCCTCGAAGTGGCCGGCGAGATCGTCGGCGGTTCGCTCGATGCGAAGCACAATCCGTTCGGCCTGAAGATCGGCGATCGCGTGTGCGCATTGCTCACAGGCGGCGGCTACGCGGAATACGCGACGGCGCCGCTCGCGCAGTGTCTGCCGGTGCCGAATGGGCTGTCGGATATCGAGGCGGCGTCGCTGCCCGAGACCTTCTTCACGGTATGGAGCAACGTCTTCGATCGCGCGCAGCTCGGTGCGGGCGAGGGCGGTGCGAACGAAACGTTCATGGTGCAGGGCGGCTCGAGCGGCATCGGCGTGACCGCGATCCAGATCGCGCATGCGCTCGGGTTCCGCGTGTTCGCGACGGCCGGTTCCGACGACAAATGCCGCGCCTGCGAAGCGCTCGGCGCCGAACGCGCGATCAACTACAAGACCGAAGACTTCGTCGAGGTCGTGAAGTCGCTGACGAACGATCGCGGTGTCGACGTGATCCTCGATATGGTGGCAGGCAGCTATGTGCCGCGCGAACTGACCGCGCTCGCGGACGGTGGGCGCCTCGTGCTGATCGCGCTGCTCGGCGGCGCGAAAGCGGAACTGAATCTGAACGATGTGCTACGTCGCCGGTTGACGGTGACGGGTTCGACGTTGCGTCCGCGGTCGGTGGAATTCAAGGCGAAGATCGCCGCGCAGTTGAAGGAGCGCGTGTGGCCGCACCTCGAAAGCGGGCGCATCAAGCCGGTGGTGCATCAGGTGTTCCCGGCCGCGCAGGCTGCACAGGCGCATGCGCTGATGGAAAGCAGCACGCACGTCGGCAAGCTGATGCTGGACTGGAGCGTGGCTTGA
- the pnp gene encoding polyribonucleotide nucleotidyltransferase, protein MFNKIVKEFKWGQHTVRLETGEIARQAGGAVLVDIEDTVVLATVVGAKTAKPGQDFFPLTVDYIEKTYSAGKIPGGFFRREGRPSEGETLISRLIDRPLRPLFPEGFYNEVQVVIHVMSINPEVPADIPALIGASAALAVSGLPFNGPVGAARVAYLNNEYVLNPTRSQIKESSLDLVVAGTERAVLMVESEAKQLSEEVMLGAVVFGHEQMQVAIDAIHELVRDGGKPEWDWQPAPKNEALIARVTEIAQANLLAAYQIRDKQARSAKLKEVYAATSAQLEQDAAAAGTVAADKASVGNVLFDIEAKIVRTQILNGEPRIDGRDTRTVRPIEIRTGVLPRTHGSALFTRGETQALVVATLGTKGDEQIIDALEGEYRERFMLHYNMPPFATGETGRVGSPKRREIGHGRLAKRALVACLPSAEEFGYSIRVVSEITESNGSSSMASVCGGCLALMDAGVPMKAHVAGIAMGLILEDNKFAVLTDILGDEDHLGDMDFKVAGTEQGVTALQMDIKIQGITKEIMQVALAQAKEGRLHILGKMSSAVSGANTQLSDYAPRMITIKINPEKIRDVIGKGGSVIRALTEETGTTIDISDDGVVTIASTSSEGMAEAKKRIENITLEVEVGQVYEGSVLKLLDFGAIVNILPGKDGLLHISEIANERIKDINDYLKEGQQVKVKVIQTDEKGRVRLSAKALLNEAPQGEPTPQQ, encoded by the coding sequence ATGTTCAATAAGATCGTTAAAGAGTTCAAGTGGGGACAACATACCGTTCGCCTGGAAACCGGTGAGATCGCCCGTCAGGCCGGCGGTGCTGTCCTCGTCGACATCGAAGATACCGTGGTGCTCGCCACGGTCGTCGGCGCGAAGACCGCGAAGCCGGGCCAGGACTTTTTCCCGCTGACCGTCGACTACATCGAGAAAACCTATTCCGCCGGCAAGATCCCCGGTGGCTTCTTCCGCCGTGAAGGCCGTCCGTCCGAAGGCGAGACGCTGATCTCGCGCCTGATCGACCGTCCGCTGCGTCCGCTGTTCCCGGAAGGCTTCTACAACGAAGTCCAGGTCGTGATCCACGTGATGTCGATCAACCCGGAAGTGCCGGCCGACATCCCCGCGCTGATCGGCGCATCGGCCGCGCTGGCCGTGTCGGGTCTGCCGTTCAACGGTCCGGTGGGCGCCGCTCGCGTCGCGTATCTGAACAACGAATACGTGCTGAACCCGACCCGCTCGCAGATCAAGGAATCGAGCCTCGACCTCGTGGTCGCCGGCACGGAACGCGCGGTGCTGATGGTCGAATCGGAAGCGAAGCAACTGTCCGAAGAAGTGATGCTCGGCGCGGTCGTGTTCGGCCACGAGCAGATGCAGGTCGCGATCGACGCGATCCACGAACTCGTGCGTGACGGCGGCAAGCCCGAATGGGACTGGCAGCCGGCGCCGAAGAACGAAGCGCTGATCGCGCGCGTGACGGAAATCGCGCAGGCCAATCTGCTCGCCGCTTACCAGATCCGCGACAAGCAAGCCCGTTCGGCGAAGCTGAAGGAAGTCTACGCAGCGACGTCCGCACAGCTCGAACAGGACGCAGCAGCAGCCGGTACGGTTGCAGCGGACAAGGCGAGCGTCGGCAACGTGCTGTTCGACATCGAAGCGAAGATCGTCCGTACTCAGATCCTGAACGGCGAGCCGCGTATCGACGGCCGCGACACGCGCACGGTGCGCCCGATCGAGATCCGTACCGGCGTGCTGCCGCGTACGCACGGCTCGGCACTCTTCACGCGTGGCGAAACGCAGGCGCTCGTCGTCGCGACGCTCGGCACGAAGGGTGACGAACAGATCATCGACGCGCTCGAAGGCGAATACCGCGAGCGCTTCATGCTCCACTACAACATGCCCCCGTTCGCCACCGGCGAAACCGGCCGCGTCGGTTCGCCGAAGCGTCGCGAAATCGGTCACGGCCGTCTCGCGAAGCGCGCGCTGGTCGCATGCCTGCCGAGCGCCGAAGAATTCGGCTACTCGATCCGCGTCGTGTCGGAAATCACCGAGTCGAACGGTTCGTCGTCGATGGCATCGGTGTGCGGCGGCTGCCTCGCGCTGATGGATGCCGGCGTGCCGATGAAGGCGCACGTCGCCGGCATCGCGATGGGCCTGATTCTCGAAGACAACAAGTTTGCGGTGCTGACCGACATCCTCGGCGACGAAGATCACCTCGGCGACATGGACTTCAAGGTCGCGGGCACGGAACAAGGCGTGACCGCACTGCAGATGGACATCAAGATCCAGGGCATCACGAAGGAAATCATGCAGGTCGCGCTCGCTCAGGCGAAGGAAGGCCGTCTGCATATTCTCGGCAAGATGAGCTCGGCGGTGTCGGGTGCGAACACGCAACTGTCCGACTACGCTCCGCGCATGATCACGATCAAGATCAATCCGGAAAAGATCCGCGACGTGATCGGCAAGGGCGGCTCGGTGATCCGTGCGCTGACCGAAGAAACGGGCACGACGATCGACATCTCCGACGACGGCGTCGTCACCATCGCGAGCACCAGCAGCGAAGGGATGGCCGAAGCGAAGAAGCGTATCGAGAACATCACGCTGGAAGTCGAAGTGGGCCAGGTGTACGAAGGCTCGGTGCTTAAGCTGCTCGATTTCGGCGCGATCGTGAACATCCTGCCGGGCAAGGACGGTCTGCTGCATATCTCCGAGATCGCGAACGAACGTATCAAGGACATCAACGACTATCTGAAGGAAGGCCAGCAAGTGAAGGTCAAGGTCATCCAGACGGACGAGAAGGGTCGTGTGCGTTTGTCGGCGAAAGCGCTGTTGAACGAAGCGCCGCAAGGCGAGCCGACGCCGCAGCAGTAA
- the rpsO gene encoding 30S ribosomal protein S15 encodes MTVAEVTIAKKSDVVAQFARAANDTGSPEVQVALLTTRINELTVHFKEHTKDHHSRRGLLRMVSRRRKLLDYLKGKDADRYRTLIEKLGLRK; translated from the coding sequence ATGACTGTTGCTGAAGTTACTATTGCCAAGAAGTCCGACGTCGTCGCGCAATTCGCACGCGCTGCTAACGACACCGGCTCCCCTGAAGTTCAGGTCGCGCTGCTCACGACCCGCATCAACGAACTGACCGTTCACTTCAAGGAACACACGAAGGATCACCACAGCCGCCGCGGTCTGCTGCGCATGGTGAGCCGCCGTCGCAAGCTGCTCGACTACCTGAAGGGCAAGGACGCCGACCGTTACCGCACGCTGATCGAGAAGCTGGGTCTGCGTAAGTAA
- a CDS encoding branched-chain amino acid ABC transporter substrate-binding protein, with translation MTVTPLAASAAATGEPIQLALIEGMSGPFANAGAAVERNLRFGVEQVNARGGVKLADGTHPLELVVLDSKGSAEEALVQLRAAADRHIGFVMQGNSSAVAAALLGAIDKQNAREPDNRELFLNYSADDPALTNANCSFWHFRFDAHAGMRMDALADVIQRDRSVTKVYLLNQDYSFGHDVSRLARAALAAKRPDISVVGDEFHPIGRVKDFAPYIAKIRASGADAVVTGNWGNDLTLLVKAAREQGLDTRFYTFYGNSLGAPAALGDAGVKRVLAVADWHPNAGGAASDAWYRAFRARYPAAQDDYPVLRMELMIEMLAAAMNKAGSAQPTAVAHALEGMKFDNGFHPVWMRADDHQLIQPLYVMEMDKAGTPGVRFDNEGSGYGFRTVLALPPERTAPATVCRMQRP, from the coding sequence ATGACGGTGACGCCGCTTGCGGCCTCGGCGGCTGCGACCGGTGAGCCGATCCAGCTTGCGCTGATCGAGGGCATGTCCGGGCCGTTCGCGAATGCCGGTGCCGCGGTGGAGCGCAATCTGCGCTTCGGCGTCGAGCAGGTAAACGCGCGCGGCGGCGTGAAACTCGCCGACGGTACGCATCCGCTCGAACTCGTCGTGCTCGACAGCAAGGGCAGCGCGGAAGAAGCGCTGGTTCAACTGCGAGCGGCGGCAGACCGGCACATCGGCTTCGTGATGCAGGGCAACAGCTCGGCGGTCGCTGCGGCGCTGCTCGGCGCGATCGACAAACAGAATGCCCGCGAGCCGGACAATCGCGAACTGTTCCTCAACTATTCCGCCGACGATCCTGCGTTGACGAACGCGAACTGCAGCTTCTGGCATTTCCGTTTCGACGCACACGCCGGCATGCGGATGGACGCGCTCGCGGACGTGATCCAGCGCGACCGATCGGTGACGAAGGTGTATCTGCTGAACCAGGACTACAGCTTCGGCCACGACGTGAGCCGCCTCGCGCGCGCGGCGCTCGCGGCGAAGCGGCCGGACATTTCGGTAGTCGGCGACGAATTTCATCCGATCGGCCGCGTGAAGGACTTCGCGCCGTATATCGCGAAGATCCGCGCCAGCGGCGCGGATGCGGTCGTGACCGGCAACTGGGGCAACGATCTGACGCTGCTCGTCAAGGCGGCGCGCGAGCAGGGCCTCGATACCCGCTTCTATACGTTCTACGGCAACAGCCTCGGTGCGCCGGCGGCACTCGGCGACGCGGGCGTGAAGCGCGTGCTGGCCGTCGCCGACTGGCATCCGAATGCGGGCGGCGCCGCGTCGGACGCGTGGTATCGGGCATTCCGCGCGCGCTATCCCGCCGCTCAGGACGATTATCCGGTTTTGCGCATGGAGCTGATGATCGAAATGCTGGCCGCGGCGATGAACAAGGCCGGCAGCGCGCAGCCGACGGCTGTCGCACACGCGCTCGAAGGCATGAAGTTCGACAATGGCTTCCACCCGGTATGGATGCGCGCCGACGATCATCAGCTGATCCAGCCGCTGTACGTAATGGAAATGGACAAGGCCGGCACGCCGGGCGTGCGCTTCGACAACGAAGGGTCCGGCTACGGTTTCCGGACCGTGCTCGCGTTGCCGCCGGAGCGCACGGCGCCGGCCACCGTGTGCCGGATGCAGCGACCCTGA
- a CDS encoding carbonic anhydrase — protein sequence MDRPKRMLVANIAWAREAAARDPQFFTGLTQGQNPHVLWLGCSDSRVPAETITHCEPGDLFVHRNIANLFDPDDDNGASVLEYAVRVLKVGHVIVCGHYGCGGVRASLLPLDPSLPHVNRRIAPLCTLAHTHRDELAQHGSESARVNRLAELNVLEQVRQLLEHPIVRDMETPPLVHGWIFSLEDGRIKVLASGYPEDAGPSDRST from the coding sequence ATGGATCGTCCGAAACGCATGCTGGTCGCCAACATCGCCTGGGCACGGGAAGCCGCCGCCCGCGACCCGCAGTTCTTCACCGGCCTGACACAGGGCCAGAATCCGCACGTGCTGTGGCTCGGTTGTTCGGACAGCCGCGTGCCCGCCGAAACGATCACCCACTGCGAACCGGGCGACCTGTTCGTCCATCGCAACATCGCGAACCTGTTCGATCCCGACGACGACAACGGCGCCAGCGTGCTCGAGTATGCGGTCCGCGTGCTGAAGGTCGGTCACGTGATCGTCTGCGGACACTACGGCTGCGGTGGCGTGCGCGCATCGCTGCTGCCGCTGGATCCGTCGCTGCCGCACGTCAACCGGCGCATCGCACCGCTGTGCACGCTCGCGCACACGCATCGCGACGAACTCGCGCAGCACGGATCGGAGAGCGCACGCGTGAACCGGCTCGCGGAACTGAACGTGCTGGAGCAGGTGCGTCAACTGCTTGAGCATCCGATCGTGCGCGACATGGAGACGCCGCCTCTCGTGCACGGCTGGATCTTCTCGCTCGAAGACGGACGGATCAAGGTGCTCGCATCCGGCTATCCGGAAGATGCCGGGCCCTCTGACCGCTCCACATAA
- a CDS encoding SulP family inorganic anion transporter: MTDRLSPSTLARDLFAGTVVFLVALPLCLGIANASGVEPFAGLVSGIVGGLVVAALSGSRLSVSGPAAGLVVIVVEGIARLGSFSAFLLAVLLSGAIQFGFGMLKAGRLAAYVPSPVIKGMLAAIGLLLIVKQIPLALGVSGSDAEATAHVASSLTTPLGSLSLTACAIAVLSLALLVAWETRALRRFPLVRLMPAPLAVVLLGIAATLALDAFAPAFAPAAAHRVALPSLESFAALRGALALADFGPNLAQLVNPDVWRVAFTLAIVASLETLLSLEAVEQIDPKRRAAPPDRELKAQGVGNLIAGAIGGLPITSVIVRSSANVHAGAQSRLSAVIHGVLLLVSVFALTSVINLIPLACLAAILIFTGVKLAKPSLFAATAKQGFAAFAPFIVTVIGVFATDLLIGIVLGMLCSVLLTLRANLQRPITLAQHDDHYLLSFRKDVSFLGKVSLKHYLQQIPDGATLIVDATRADFIDHDVHELIDRFAADAPRRSIALEIRQHAHATRRPTREWTWRRTAAE, encoded by the coding sequence ATGACCGACCGACTCAGTCCCTCCACGCTCGCCCGCGATCTGTTCGCGGGCACCGTTGTCTTTCTCGTCGCGTTGCCGCTATGCCTTGGCATCGCGAATGCGTCGGGCGTCGAGCCGTTCGCCGGGCTCGTCTCCGGAATTGTCGGCGGGCTGGTCGTCGCTGCGTTGAGTGGCTCGCGACTCAGCGTCAGCGGACCGGCGGCGGGTCTCGTCGTGATCGTCGTCGAAGGGATCGCGCGGCTCGGCAGCTTTTCGGCGTTCCTGCTCGCGGTGCTGCTGTCGGGCGCGATCCAGTTTGGCTTCGGGATGCTGAAGGCGGGCCGGTTAGCAGCCTATGTGCCGTCGCCGGTCATCAAAGGGATGCTCGCGGCGATCGGTCTGCTGCTGATCGTCAAGCAGATTCCGCTCGCGCTCGGCGTGAGCGGCAGCGACGCAGAGGCAACTGCACACGTAGCCAGCAGCCTCACGACGCCGCTCGGCTCGCTATCGCTCACGGCCTGCGCAATCGCCGTGCTGTCGCTCGCGTTGCTCGTCGCATGGGAAACGCGAGCGCTGCGCCGCTTCCCGCTCGTGCGTCTGATGCCCGCACCGCTCGCCGTGGTGCTGCTCGGCATCGCTGCGACGCTCGCACTCGACGCGTTCGCTCCCGCGTTTGCACCTGCCGCCGCCCATCGCGTCGCGCTGCCGTCGCTCGAATCGTTCGCGGCGCTGCGTGGGGCGCTCGCGCTCGCCGACTTCGGCCCGAACCTCGCGCAGCTCGTGAATCCCGACGTATGGCGCGTCGCGTTCACGCTCGCGATCGTCGCGAGTCTCGAAACGCTGCTGAGTCTGGAGGCCGTCGAACAGATCGATCCGAAGCGTCGCGCCGCGCCGCCGGATCGCGAGTTGAAGGCGCAAGGCGTCGGCAACCTGATCGCCGGTGCGATCGGCGGATTGCCGATCACGTCGGTCATTGTGCGCAGCTCCGCGAACGTGCATGCCGGCGCGCAGAGCCGGCTGTCCGCGGTGATTCACGGCGTGCTGCTGCTCGTCAGCGTGTTCGCACTGACTAGCGTGATCAACCTGATTCCGCTCGCGTGCCTCGCGGCGATCCTGATCTTCACCGGCGTGAAGCTCGCGAAACCGTCGCTGTTCGCCGCGACCGCGAAACAGGGCTTCGCTGCGTTCGCGCCGTTCATCGTGACGGTGATCGGCGTGTTCGCGACCGACCTGCTGATCGGCATCGTGCTCGGCATGCTGTGCAGCGTGCTGCTCACGCTACGTGCAAACCTGCAGCGGCCGATCACGCTCGCGCAGCACGACGATCACTACCTGCTGTCGTTTCGCAAGGACGTGTCGTTTCTCGGCAAGGTCTCGCTGAAGCACTATCTGCAGCAGATCCCCGACGGCGCGACGCTGATCGTCGATGCGACGCGCGCCGACTTCATCGATCACGACGTGCACGAACTGATCGACCGCTTCGCCGCCGATGCACCACGCCGCTCAATCGCGCTGGAAATTCGTCAGCACGCGCACGCGACCCGGCGGCCGACACGCGAATGGACGTGGCGCAGAACCGCCGCTGAATAA
- a CDS encoding 2-isopropylmalate synthase, producing MADKLIIFDTTLRDGEQSPGASMTKEEKIRIAKQLERMKVDVIEAGFAASSNGDFDAIQAIASMIRDSTVCSLARANDKDIQRAADALKPADHFRIHTFIATSPLHMEKKLRMTPDQVFEQAKLAVRFARKFTNDVEFSPEDGSRSDMDFLCRVLEAVIAEGATTINIADTVGYGVPDLYGNLVKTLRERIPNSDKAVFSVHCHNDLGMAVANSLAGVQIGGARQVECTINGLGERAGNTSLEEIVMAVKTRKDYFGLELGIDTTQIVPASKLVSQITGFVVQPNKAVVGANAFAHASGIHQDGVLKARDTYEIMRAEDVGWSANKIVLGKLSGRNAFKQRLQELGVTLDSEGELNAAFARFKELADRKAEIFDEDIIAIVTEESAEAQQKEHYKFVSLSQRSETGEQPQAHIVFSVDGKEVTGDAKGNGPVDATLNAIESEVGSGSELLLYSVNAITTGTQAQGEVTVRLSKGGRIVNGVGTDPDIVAASAKAYISALNKLYGNADKLNPQRS from the coding sequence ATGGCAGACAAGCTGATTATTTTCGACACGACGTTGCGCGACGGCGAACAATCGCCCGGTGCGTCGATGACGAAGGAAGAAAAAATCCGCATCGCGAAGCAGCTCGAACGGATGAAAGTCGACGTGATCGAAGCGGGCTTCGCGGCCAGTTCGAACGGCGACTTCGACGCGATCCAGGCGATCGCGTCGATGATTCGCGACAGCACTGTCTGTTCGCTCGCCCGCGCGAACGATAAGGACATCCAGCGTGCTGCCGATGCATTGAAGCCCGCCGATCACTTCCGCATCCACACGTTTATCGCGACGTCGCCGCTGCACATGGAGAAGAAGCTGCGCATGACGCCCGACCAGGTGTTTGAGCAGGCGAAGCTCGCGGTGCGTTTCGCACGCAAGTTCACGAACGACGTCGAGTTTTCACCGGAAGACGGCAGCCGCTCGGACATGGACTTCCTGTGCCGCGTGCTCGAAGCGGTGATCGCCGAAGGCGCGACGACGATCAACATCGCCGACACCGTCGGCTACGGCGTGCCGGATCTGTACGGCAATCTCGTGAAGACGCTGCGCGAGCGCATTCCGAACTCGGACAAGGCGGTGTTCTCCGTGCACTGCCATAACGATCTCGGGATGGCGGTGGCGAATTCGCTGGCCGGCGTGCAGATCGGCGGCGCGCGTCAGGTCGAATGCACGATCAATGGTCTCGGCGAGCGCGCGGGCAACACGTCGCTCGAAGAAATCGTAATGGCGGTGAAGACGCGCAAGGACTACTTCGGTCTCGAGCTCGGCATCGATACGACGCAGATCGTGCCGGCATCGAAGCTCGTGTCGCAGATCACCGGTTTCGTCGTGCAGCCGAACAAGGCGGTGGTCGGTGCGAATGCATTCGCGCACGCGTCGGGCATTCACCAGGACGGCGTGCTGAAGGCGCGCGACACCTACGAGATCATGCGCGCGGAAGACGTGGGCTGGAGCGCGAACAAGATCGTGCTCGGCAAGCTGTCGGGGCGCAACGCGTTCAAGCAGCGGCTGCAGGAACTGGGCGTGACGCTCGACAGCGAAGGCGAACTGAACGCCGCGTTCGCGCGCTTCAAGGAACTGGCTGACCGGAAGGCCGAAATCTTCGACGAGGACATCATCGCGATCGTCACCGAGGAATCGGCGGAAGCGCAGCAGAAAGAGCACTACAAGTTCGTGTCGCTGTCGCAGCGCTCGGAGACCGGCGAGCAGCCGCAGGCGCACATCGTGTTCTCGGTCGACGGCAAGGAAGTGACCGGCGACGCGAAGGGCAACGGGCCAGTCGATGCGACGCTGAATGCGATCGAATCGGAAGTCGGCAGCGGATCGGAACTGCTGCTGTATTCGGTCAACGCGATCACGACCGGTACGCAGGCGCAGGGCGAAGTGACGGTGCGGCTGTCGAAGGGCGGACGTATCGTGAACGGCGTCGGCACTGATCCGGATATCGTCGCTGCATCGGCGAAAGCGTATATCTCGGCGCTCAACAAGCTGTACGGCAATGCGGACAAGCTGAATCCGCAGCGTTCGTAA
- the pssA gene encoding CDP-diacylglycerol--serine O-phosphatidyltransferase, whose product MAAFKPRRPRQGGAPSPRPFRRNKPVVPEPVVTDSRRARRQQFLRKRGIYLLPNAFTTAALFCGFFAVVQAMNVRFEVAAIAIFVAMVLDGMDGRVARMTHTQSAFGEQFDSLSDMVSFGVAPALVMYEWILKDLGRWGWLAAFVYCSGAALRLARFNTNIGVVDKRFFQGMPSPAAAALIAGFVWLATDNRVPLKLVWLPWVAFALTVYAGVTMVSNAPFYSGKALDVRHRVPFAAILLVVVAFVLVSSDPPLMLFGLFVLYGLSGYVFWAWQAVQGRANPARSSQREH is encoded by the coding sequence ATGGCCGCATTCAAACCGCGTCGTCCGCGTCAGGGCGGCGCACCGTCGCCGCGTCCGTTCCGCCGCAACAAGCCGGTGGTGCCGGAGCCGGTGGTGACCGACAGCCGCCGCGCGCGGCGTCAGCAGTTTCTGCGCAAGCGGGGCATTTACCTGCTGCCCAATGCGTTTACTACTGCCGCACTGTTCTGCGGCTTCTTCGCCGTCGTGCAGGCGATGAACGTGCGCTTCGAAGTCGCGGCGATCGCGATCTTCGTCGCGATGGTGCTCGACGGAATGGACGGTCGCGTCGCGCGGATGACGCACACGCAAAGCGCGTTCGGCGAGCAGTTCGACAGTCTGTCGGACATGGTGTCGTTCGGCGTCGCGCCCGCGCTCGTGATGTACGAGTGGATCCTGAAAGACCTGGGGCGCTGGGGCTGGCTCGCGGCGTTCGTCTACTGCTCGGGAGCGGCGCTGCGGCTCGCGCGCTTCAACACGAACATCGGCGTCGTCGACAAGCGTTTTTTCCAGGGCATGCCGAGCCCGGCTGCGGCCGCGCTGATCGCGGGCTTCGTGTGGCTCGCGACCGACAACCGCGTGCCGCTCAAGCTCGTCTGGCTGCCATGGGTCGCGTTCGCGCTGACCGTCTATGCAGGCGTGACGATGGTATCGAATGCGCCGTTCTACAGCGGCAAGGCGCTCGACGTCCGGCATCGCGTGCCGTTCGCGGCGATCCTGCTCGTGGTGGTCGCGTTCGTGCTGGTGTCGTCCGATCCGCCGCTGATGCTGTTCGGGCTGTTCGTGCTGTACGGACTGTCGGGCTATGTGTTCTGGGCGTGGCAGGCGGTGCAGGGCCGGGCGAATCCGGCGCGGTCGTCGCAACGCGAGCACTGA
- a CDS encoding phosphatidylserine decarboxylase → MNYPHPIIAREGWPFIAIAAVVVLLIHAVAGFGFAWPFWLLLIFVVQFFRDPARPIPTQANAVLCPADGRIVAVETAHDPYANRESLKISVFMNVFNVHSQRSPVDGAISKVEYFPGAYLNAAVDKASLENERNALVIETASGHTVTSVQIAGLIARRILCYVRAGEPLTRGQRYGFIRFGSRVDVYLPVGSRPRVSIGEKVSASSTILAEL, encoded by the coding sequence ATGAATTACCCTCATCCGATCATCGCGCGCGAAGGCTGGCCGTTCATCGCGATCGCCGCCGTCGTCGTGCTGCTGATCCATGCCGTCGCGGGGTTCGGCTTTGCGTGGCCGTTCTGGCTGCTGCTCATTTTCGTCGTGCAGTTCTTCCGCGATCCGGCTCGGCCCATTCCCACGCAGGCGAATGCAGTGCTGTGTCCCGCCGACGGCCGCATCGTCGCGGTCGAAACCGCGCACGATCCTTACGCGAATCGCGAGTCGCTGAAGATCAGCGTATTCATGAACGTGTTCAACGTGCATTCGCAGCGCTCGCCGGTCGACGGCGCGATCTCGAAGGTCGAGTATTTTCCGGGCGCGTATCTGAACGCCGCGGTCGACAAGGCGTCGCTCGAGAACGAACGCAACGCGCTCGTGATCGAAACCGCGAGCGGTCATACGGTGACGTCGGTGCAGATCGCCGGTTTGATCGCGCGCCGCATTCTCTGCTACGTGCGCGCCGGCGAACCGCTCACGCGCGGTCAACGTTATGGTTTCATCCGCTTCGGTTCGCGGGTCGACGTGTATCTGCCGGTGGGCAGCCGTCCTCGTGTGTCGATCGGCGAAAAGGTTTCTGCTTCGTCGACGATCCTCGCTGAACTGTAA